AAAGAAATGAGGTAGCAGCATTGATTTGCAATGGGTGTTCTTTCATTTGTTTCCATAATACCTCAATATAGATTGTGAAGGAAAATCTATATTGAGGAGGTATTGCAATGGCAGAAAAGAAATTGATTGATGCATTGGCTGCAGAGGTGATAGAGGAACTGGTGAAATTGAAGTATTCATACAACTCGTTGTGTGGATATCGGTCTTCCTTCAAGAGGATCTGCAAATTTGCTGAAGAAAGGGGTGAAAAATACTTTTCTGAATTATTGGGAAGACAGTACCTGGAAGAAAAATACAACTGCAGTATTGATTACAAAGCACACCCGTTTCCGCCAAAATCGCAACATGCGATTCGATCTATCCGACTGTTGGGAGATTACCAGCTTCATGGAGTTGTTGTGCGCAGGATCGTTAAGCGAAAGGGGTATGTTAAACCACCTCAGTTTGAGCAGGCATTAATCGCCTATGAAAAAGAATGTCAGGAAAATGAGTACTCACGGCGAGGGATGCGTACTCGGTTGCAACGATTGTTCTTTTTCGTGGATTACCTTTCACTACGTAACGTTATGAGTTTAAAAGAAATCACTCCAGCGCTGATTTCTGACTACGTTGTGTACATTAGTCCGAAACATGAGAAAAGCATGGCCTCCATTCTGACAACATTGCGCGTTTTTTTGCGCTTTCTGTTTCATCATGAGTACACAGAAGTTGATTTATCGCTTAGTGTTCCCAAACAAAGCAAATACTACTATCCTTCTATTCCGGCCACATGGAAACCGGATGAAGTTCAAAAGCTTCTGGCTGCAGTAGATCGAGGAAATCCATCAGGAAAAAGAGATTATGCCATTCTGTTGATGATCACCAAACTTGGCCTGCGGGTTGGCGACGTAAAAGCGCTAAAGCTTTCGGAATTAAACTGGTCAACCAAGACGATGACCCTTATACAGGAAAAGACGAAACAGGAGACAACGTATCCGATCCTGCATGATATTGGTTGGGCACTGATTGATTACCTTAAAAATGCCCGGCCCGTGTGCTCAACATCACATGTCTTCATCCGAATGATCCCGCCGTATGAAGCTTTTGGCGAACATGCCAATCTGCACCATATGATAACCAAATACATTCGACGTGCTGGCATCGACGTTCCCAGAGGGAAACGACATGGGCTGCATTCATTGAGGCATACATTAGCGAGTACACTTTTGGAACAAGGAGCTTCCCTAGCGATGATTACGGAAGTACTGGGCCATCTGAATTCAAAATCAACATCCGTGTACCTGCACACCGACATCAAGCATCTGAAGGATTGCGCCCTCGATCCTGAGGAGGTGTTGGCCAATGAGTAGCTCTCAATCATTTCTGAGCACACTCGCCGTTCCTATTGAACAGTATATTGCTGAAAAGCAGGCAACAGGCTATTCGTTTCAAAAAGGAGTCGCCATGTTAAAGAGTTTTGATGCTTTTTTGCAGGAGCAACAGTTATCTGAAACGATATTATCAAAACAAACAGTCCTGGACTGGACGGCTCGAAAACCCCAAGAAACGGTTAGTAATCAACATTGCCGGATATCTCTACTGCGCGGCTTGGCCGAATACATGAACCGCATCGGACTGCCTGCCTATGTCTATCCTAAAGCATCTGTAACGGTACAAAGGTATGGATACATCCCGTACCTTTTTTCAAAGAAAGAACTGAAAGAAATCTTTCGGGTGTGTGATCAGTATCCATCCAGTGCCGTATCGCCAAATCGACATTTAATGCTGCCGTTATTAATGCGGTTACTATATGGATGTGGTCTCCGTCTTTCAGAGGCTTTACGGCTAAAAATTTCGGATGTTGACGTGGAAATGGGGATCCTATTCATCCGTCATGCGAAATTCAATAAAGAGCGACGTCTGCCACTTACAGACAGCTTGACAGAACGATGCCGTGACTATTACCGACAGGCACAGATTGGCGAAAGGAACAATCCCTACTTCTTCCCATCTCCTTATGGAGGCCGTTACTCGGAAAGCACGATTTACAAACTTTTTCGGGATATCCTCCAACAAGCCGGGATTTCGCACTTGGGTCGAGGCAAAGGACCACGAATTCACGATTTTCGCCACGTGTTTTCGGTTACCTGTCTGAAAAAATGGGTCGCCGAAGGAAAAGACCTCCAAAACGCTTTGCCTTATCTTTCAGCTTACCTGGGCCATGAAGATTTGCGAGGAACTCAACGATACTTGCGATTAACGGCGGAGCTGTACCCTGACATCCTTGATTGTGTTGAAAAAAGCTGTGCCTGGATCATACCGGAGGTGAAGGAGTATGAAACAGACTGATTTTGCCAGGGCGCTGACGCTTTTTCTCACAGATTACCTCCCAGGACAACGCAATGTCAGCACAAATACGATTAAGTCCTATCGTGATGTGTTGAAGCAGTTTCTCTTGTATATGCAGGCAGAACATCAAATCAAACCAGAGCATCTTTCCTTTGCTTCAGTGGATGCAGGCTGCATCAAAGCGTTTCTGAAATGGCTTGAAACATGTAAAGAAGTGAGTATCAGCACTCGCAATCAGCGTTTGGCTGCTTTGCACAGCTTTTTTCGATACGCACAAACTGAATACCCAGAAATACTTTTCGAAAGTCAAAAAATCCTCGGAATTCCCTTTAAAAAGAAACGCAAACCCGTCATTCATCATCTCACCAAAGAACAGTTACAACGCTTACTTGAGCAACCTGATTTATCAACTGGAAAAGGACGACGGGACTTGGCTTTGATCACTACGTTGTACGATACAGGCGCACGTGTTCAGGAATTAATTGATCTAAAAGTATACGACCTCCGTTTGTCAAAACCTGCTGTGATTACTTTAACCGGGAAAGGAAACAAGCAAAGAAATGTCCCGATTTTAGAGAAAACTCAACGCCTGCTAGAAAACCATCTAAGAGAAAACCATCTGGATGATCACGGTCGACAGCAAAGTCCTCTGTTTCATAATAGCAACCTGCAGGCATTCACACGTCCCGGCATTACGTATATCTTAAACAAGTATTTTAAGATGGCCAAATGGCTGCACCCAGAAGAAAGCTTTCCAGAAAAGCTCCACGCCCATATGCTTCGCCATTCCAAAGCACTTCATTTGCTGGAGTCAGGAGTGAACCTAATCTATATCCGTGATTTGTTGGGTCATGTCAGCGTCACGACCACCGAAAGCTATCTGAAGGTAGATTCCGAGCTCAAAAGAAAGGCTTTAGAAGCAGCTTTTCCACAGGTCAAAGACCAAAATATGCCTGCCTGGGAGGAGAACAAAGAAATATTGAGCTGGTTAACCGATCTGTGCAAAGGATAACAATTATGGAAAGAAATGATACAACACCCATTGCAAATCAATGCTGCAACCTCATTTCTTTCCATAAACCATTACTTTTCATAATTCCCCTTATGGAA
This genomic stretch from Tindallia magadiensis harbors:
- a CDS encoding tyrosine-type recombinase/integrase; translated protein: MSSSQSFLSTLAVPIEQYIAEKQATGYSFQKGVAMLKSFDAFLQEQQLSETILSKQTVLDWTARKPQETVSNQHCRISLLRGLAEYMNRIGLPAYVYPKASVTVQRYGYIPYLFSKKELKEIFRVCDQYPSSAVSPNRHLMLPLLMRLLYGCGLRLSEALRLKISDVDVEMGILFIRHAKFNKERRLPLTDSLTERCRDYYRQAQIGERNNPYFFPSPYGGRYSESTIYKLFRDILQQAGISHLGRGKGPRIHDFRHVFSVTCLKKWVAEGKDLQNALPYLSAYLGHEDLRGTQRYLRLTAELYPDILDCVEKSCAWIIPEVKEYETD
- a CDS encoding tyrosine-type recombinase/integrase; translated protein: MKQTDFARALTLFLTDYLPGQRNVSTNTIKSYRDVLKQFLLYMQAEHQIKPEHLSFASVDAGCIKAFLKWLETCKEVSISTRNQRLAALHSFFRYAQTEYPEILFESQKILGIPFKKKRKPVIHHLTKEQLQRLLEQPDLSTGKGRRDLALITTLYDTGARVQELIDLKVYDLRLSKPAVITLTGKGNKQRNVPILEKTQRLLENHLRENHLDDHGRQQSPLFHNSNLQAFTRPGITYILNKYFKMAKWLHPEESFPEKLHAHMLRHSKALHLLESGVNLIYIRDLLGHVSVTTTESYLKVDSELKRKALEAAFPQVKDQNMPAWEENKEILSWLTDLCKG
- a CDS encoding site-specific integrase, coding for MAEKKLIDALAAEVIEELVKLKYSYNSLCGYRSSFKRICKFAEERGEKYFSELLGRQYLEEKYNCSIDYKAHPFPPKSQHAIRSIRLLGDYQLHGVVVRRIVKRKGYVKPPQFEQALIAYEKECQENEYSRRGMRTRLQRLFFFVDYLSLRNVMSLKEITPALISDYVVYISPKHEKSMASILTTLRVFLRFLFHHEYTEVDLSLSVPKQSKYYYPSIPATWKPDEVQKLLAAVDRGNPSGKRDYAILLMITKLGLRVGDVKALKLSELNWSTKTMTLIQEKTKQETTYPILHDIGWALIDYLKNARPVCSTSHVFIRMIPPYEAFGEHANLHHMITKYIRRAGIDVPRGKRHGLHSLRHTLASTLLEQGASLAMITEVLGHLNSKSTSVYLHTDIKHLKDCALDPEEVLANE